The proteins below are encoded in one region of Phaseolus vulgaris cultivar G19833 chromosome 1, P. vulgaris v2.0, whole genome shotgun sequence:
- the LOC137815425 gene encoding protein CUP-SHAPED COTYLEDON 1-like, protein MQKDKEVVSKEGEDIEMEGTRDEKKKEETLPPGFRFHPTDEELISYYLTNKISDSNFTGKAIAVVDLNKCEPWDLPGKAKMGQKEWYFFNLRDRKYPTGVRTNRATNTGYWKTTGKDKEILNSVTSELVGMKKTLVFYKGRAPRGEKTNWVMHEYRIHSKSTFKIDKQDEWVVCRVFRKSGGARKFPSNSNHTNTRTLNPYSVEVGPSIVPPPMMHLGDPSAHFNFPYGSRNPSELLRGGGSTSANVMNLPTMHPHFNNPAAAGAETAGFTISGLNLNLGGATTQTQPFLRPMMPPPHPLSVAQLNHDFSSNMVTHTALAAHNVGYGADMANANSHGNRYMAMDHCMDLDNYWPSY, encoded by the exons ATGCAA AAAGACAAAGAAGTTGTCAGCAAAGAGGGTGAAGACATTGAAATGGAAGGGACTCGTgatgagaagaagaaggaggaaaCCCTACCACCTGGATTTCGGTTTCACCCCACCGATGAAGAACTCATTTCTTACTACCTCACAAACAAGATTTCAGATTCTAATTTCACAGGAAAAGCCATAGCTGTTGTAGATCTCAACAAATGTGAGCCATGGGATCTTCCGG GGAAGGCGAAGATGGGGCAAAAAGAATGGTACTTCTTCAACCTAAGGGATCGTAAATATCCGACAGGTGTGAGAACGAACAGAGCAACGAACACAGGGTACTGGAAAACCACTGGAAAAGACAAGGAAATCTTGAACAGTGTTACATCGGAGTTGGTTGGAATGAAGAAGACTTTGGTTTTCTACAAAGGTAGGGCTCCCAGAGGAGAGAAAACCAACTGGGTCATGCATGAATATCGCATTCATTCAAAATCCACCTTCAAAATCGATAAG CAAGATGAATGGGTGGTTTGCCGAGTGTTCCGGAAGAGTGGCGGAGCAAGAAAGTTCCCATCAAATTCCAACCACACCAACACCAGAACACTCAATCCTTACAGTGTGGAAGTTGGCCCTAGCATTGTGCCACCCCCAATGATGCACCTGGGAGATCCTTCTGCTCATTTCAATTTTCCTTATGGATCAAGAAACCCTTCAGAGCTCTTGAGAGGTGGTGGATCCACAAGTGCCAATGTCATGAACCTCCCAACAATGCACCCCCATTTCAACAATCCAGCAGCAGCAGGAGCAGAAACAGCAGGTTTCACCATTTCTGGCCTTAATTTGAACCTGGGAGGTGCCACCACACAAACACAACCCTTTTTGAGGCCAATGATGCCACCACCACACCCACTTTCTGTGGCCCAACTCAACCATGATTTCAGTTCCAACATGGTGACACACACTGCTCTTGCTGCTCACAATGTAGGGTATGGTGCAGACATGGCCAATGCAAATTCTCACGGCAATAGGTACATGGCCATGGACCACTGCATGGATCTAGACAATTACTGGCCTTCCTACTAA